The following proteins are encoded in a genomic region of Desulfurococcaceae archaeon:
- a CDS encoding isoaspartyl peptidase/L-asparaginase, producing the protein MKALMLHGGAGAWKPRPGVENAIEAVKKCTKYGWRVLNDTNSSLETVVNAVKCMENSGYLNAGYGSAPNLLGERELDAGLMTSTGLIGAVAAVKSTRNPILLARIVAEKTPHLLLVGENADRLALLYSLPPLPPPPPLVMERYRDVLKKVFKEELPADFYYRAIREFVDSNTVYSELVRRIIDVYDTVGAVALDERGILAAATSTGGVILKLPGRVGDTPIPGAGFYATSRVACSATGIGEFIVRTMPCLRIDLEYGYRNGDLNKALDSVVKFVEKTVGVNTLGFIGVDESGRMFYAYNTEAMLIGYVKKGEVMVELKPEPKVAVINAE; encoded by the coding sequence TTGAAGGCGTTAATGCTTCACGGGGGTGCAGGGGCCTGGAAACCCAGGCCCGGTGTAGAGAACGCCATTGAAGCCGTTAAAAAGTGCACGAAGTACGGATGGAGAGTACTCAACGACACAAATAGCTCTCTCGAAACGGTGGTTAACGCGGTAAAGTGCATGGAGAACTCCGGGTACCTCAATGCAGGTTACGGTTCGGCACCAAACCTACTTGGTGAAAGGGAACTAGACGCCGGTTTAATGACTTCTACGGGTTTAATTGGTGCCGTTGCAGCGGTCAAGTCTACTCGGAATCCCATACTGCTTGCAAGGATAGTCGCGGAGAAGACACCACACCTCCTACTGGTAGGCGAAAATGCTGACCGACTCGCACTACTTTACAGCTTACCCCCATTACCGCCACCTCCACCACTAGTCATGGAGAGATACCGCGACGTCTTGAAGAAAGTATTTAAAGAGGAATTACCAGCGGACTTCTACTATAGGGCAATAAGGGAATTTGTTGATAGCAATACCGTGTACTCCGAGCTCGTACGTAGAATTATAGACGTATACGACACCGTTGGGGCGGTAGCCCTCGATGAACGGGGCATCCTAGCCGCAGCTACAAGTACCGGTGGCGTGATATTAAAGCTACCCGGTAGAGTGGGTGATACGCCTATACCTGGTGCGGGATTTTACGCCACTAGTAGAGTGGCTTGTAGCGCCACAGGCATAGGTGAGTTCATAGTCAGAACAATGCCCTGTCTCAGAATAGACCTAGAGTACGGGTATAGAAATGGTGATCTAAACAAAGCGCTGGATTCCGTAGTGAAGTTCGTCGAGAAAACGGTTGGCGTGAATACGCTGGGCTTTATAGGCGTGGACGAGAGTGGGAGAATGTTTTACGCGTACAACACCGAAGCCATGCTGATAGGCTACGTTAAGAAAGGGGAGGTAATGGTGGAGCTGAAGCCAGAACCGAAAGTGGCTGTTATAAATGCCGAGTAG
- a CDS encoding HAD hydrolase-like protein yields MPSRDASARCTLVVDIDGTLIPILLDFEKLRAEIRRLLGVDHPLRPLGESLAKLQAEDGLKRKAWDLVERAELDSIGRLKVEDVQENIELVKHLASIGVKVVLVTMRSSASTVPLLSKLGLIDAVSYVITRDEYLSRREQLEWVLRSSQNARPVFIGDTHYDEEAAKDLHIPFIKVADYKEFSLAVSRALEECKAPV; encoded by the coding sequence ATGCCGAGTAGAGACGCCAGCGCTCGTTGTACCCTAGTAGTGGACATAGATGGGACACTAATACCCATACTGCTAGATTTTGAAAAGCTGAGAGCAGAGATAAGGCGTCTACTCGGCGTAGATCACCCATTGAGACCGCTTGGCGAGAGCCTAGCTAAGCTACAAGCGGAAGACGGGTTGAAGAGAAAGGCATGGGATCTCGTAGAGCGGGCAGAACTTGATTCAATAGGTAGGTTAAAAGTAGAAGATGTACAAGAAAACATTGAGTTAGTGAAGCACCTTGCTTCAATAGGCGTTAAGGTAGTACTTGTAACCATGAGGAGTAGTGCATCAACTGTACCGCTACTTTCAAAGCTCGGTTTAATCGATGCAGTGAGCTACGTTATCACTAGGGATGAGTATCTTAGTAGAAGAGAGCAACTGGAATGGGTACTGAGAAGCTCTCAAAACGCGCGACCGGTGTTTATAGGTGATACTCACTACGACGAGGAAGCTGCAAAGGATCTTCACATACCATTCATTAAAGTAGCAGACTATAAAGAGTTCTCGTTAGCGGTTAGCAGGGCGCTTGAAGAATGTAAAGCACCGGTGTAG
- a CDS encoding ROK family protein — MEYYLAVDLGATKTRIALCTREGIVEKETYSTPRQGNELTIANSILETVRAKWHDLLRRVVTVSVASIGPLDITEGKVTYTPNIPVHTFELLKPLVKGLRKPVYVINDCVAAAWGERLYGDARNADNFVYLTLSTGVGAGVVVDGHLLMGKMGNAHEVGHIVVDFDSELRCGCGGLGHWETYAGAANLPRVAKYIAEKEHVDSELARIVLSGAVIVAKDVFDYYRRGDALARRVIELYVKATAAGIASMINAYDPELVIIGGSVFLNNIDVLYEPIVTLTKLNVVTGMPAIKPTRLGDDAGLYGALAIAVETPRNLVEVQGPLIKRILEGTL; from the coding sequence GTGGAGTACTATTTAGCAGTAGATCTCGGGGCCACCAAAACAAGGATTGCGCTATGCACCCGTGAGGGCATAGTAGAGAAAGAAACGTACAGTACTCCTAGACAGGGGAATGAGCTTACAATAGCCAACTCTATACTGGAAACTGTTAGGGCCAAGTGGCATGATCTTCTAAGAAGAGTCGTAACGGTGAGTGTAGCCAGTATAGGGCCCCTTGACATCACCGAAGGCAAGGTCACGTACACACCTAACATCCCAGTGCACACCTTCGAACTATTAAAACCATTGGTAAAAGGCCTCAGAAAGCCCGTTTATGTTATAAATGACTGCGTAGCAGCTGCATGGGGGGAGAGACTTTACGGAGATGCGCGAAACGCCGATAACTTCGTTTACTTAACGTTGAGCACGGGCGTGGGGGCCGGGGTAGTAGTAGACGGGCATCTCCTCATGGGAAAAATGGGTAATGCGCACGAAGTGGGGCATATCGTAGTAGACTTTGACTCGGAGCTGAGATGCGGGTGTGGTGGTCTAGGGCACTGGGAAACCTACGCGGGCGCTGCTAACCTACCTAGAGTAGCCAAGTACATTGCCGAAAAAGAGCACGTAGACTCGGAGTTAGCGAGGATCGTCCTCTCCGGCGCGGTGATCGTCGCGAAAGACGTATTCGACTACTACCGGAGGGGGGACGCCCTAGCTAGAAGGGTCATAGAGCTTTACGTCAAGGCAACAGCAGCAGGCATAGCGTCGATGATAAACGCGTATGACCCGGAACTCGTAATAATTGGTGGTAGTGTGTTTTTAAATAACATTGACGTGCTATACGAGCCGATTGTGACGTTAACTAAGCTAAACGTCGTCACGGGAATGCCTGCGATAAAGCCTACTAGGCTCGGAGACGATGCCGGTCTCTACGGCGCGTTAGCCATAGCCGTTGAAACTCCTAGGAACCTTGTAGAGGTGCAAGGCCCTCTAATAAAGAGGATCCTTGAAGGTACTTTATAG